A genomic stretch from Ictalurus punctatus breed USDA103 chromosome 2, Coco_2.0, whole genome shotgun sequence includes:
- the LOC128635190 gene encoding junctional adhesion molecule-like — MLNDKHYRGRLQLFNHISPSNLSLLISDLREEDQGVYRCSTEKEHRDIRLNVKGCELVKKTGVEDVTMFTGESVVLPCVCTDLQDKPKSVKWEFSIPAIGISYIQEIYPEQTGRHRNRVKLVSNNAPGNLSLLISDLTEEDQGVYRCSVQADSRDVRLSVKVGRRETSTHSRKTDTTRPSEQPQRGRCGEDVMTEGHQDCEGKPEDRPEPDVVTFCTK, encoded by the exons ATGTTAAATGATAAACACTACCGTGGCAGACTTCAgctgtttaatcacatttctcCTTCTAATCTGTCTCTGCTCATATCTGACCTGAGAGAAGAGGATCAGGGAGTCTACAGGTGCAGCACTGAGAAGGAACACAGAGACATCAGGCTTAATGTTAaag GCTGTGAGCTGGTGAAGAAGACAGGGGTAGAGGACGTGACTATGTTCACAGGAGAGTCTGTAGTTCTGCCCTGCGTCTGCACTGACCTACAGGACAAACCAAAGTCTGTAAAATGGGAGTTTTCAATACCAGCAATTGGAATCAGTTACATTCAGGAAATTTACCCTGAACAGACTGGACGTCACAGAAACAGAGTCAAACTGGTCAGTAACAACGCTCCAGGAAACCTCTCTCTACTCATATCAGACCTGACTGAAGAGGACCAGGGAGTCTACAGATGTTCTGTACAGGCTGATAGCAGAGATGTCAGATTATCTGTTAAAG TAGGAAGAAGAGAAACTTCAACACACTCGAGGAAAACAGACACAACACGTCCATCAGAACAACCTcaga GAGGAAGATGTGGAGAGGACGTGATGACTGAAGGACATCAGGACTGTGAGGGAAAGCCGGAGGATCGG CCTGAACCTGACGTTGTCACTTTCTGTACTAAATAA